A single region of the Thermococcus zilligii AN1 genome encodes:
- a CDS encoding ABC transporter permease codes for MKARAVKGILLKDLREVSRERMTLFWIFVFPLMWITLLGSIWGGSSPPVVIDVGIVHFNESTPFNALNVVEIMKNVTIEGQRVFRVTEYPNESAGLDAIKGGKIDALIVFPKGFGENVSNGLQGKVYAYFDRSDPQEYQIASGLIKGFLSEFEREMAYRRLNMTLGYMEAYLPGNLSNLSPATMKAYLVGLIDPLDLNEERVKGKTPSPIQFYVTGFIGIQFLFATMLTVSGLVFEEIEKGTLRRIAASPATAWDFLAGKMLSTFTVITVSILIGIGYSRLVFGETVFPGLAGWGIIGLAAVFSMGLGLAIAMGTRSMKATNALVNLISMPLLFLAGIVIPESVLPGWAKPIANYFPLGRALKDLRLLELYHRPPGEVLPDVVWLAACSLGMLLIAVLLYNWAVKRLT; via the coding sequence ATGAAGGCGAGGGCAGTTAAGGGGATACTCCTGAAAGACCTCCGGGAGGTCAGCAGGGAGAGGATGACGCTTTTCTGGATATTCGTTTTCCCTCTGATGTGGATAACCCTCCTGGGAAGCATATGGGGCGGCTCAAGCCCGCCGGTGGTCATCGACGTGGGGATAGTCCACTTCAACGAGAGCACACCCTTCAACGCCCTCAACGTGGTTGAGATAATGAAAAACGTCACAATCGAGGGGCAGAGGGTCTTCCGGGTAACTGAGTACCCAAACGAGAGCGCGGGTCTCGACGCGATAAAAGGAGGTAAGATCGACGCCCTGATAGTGTTCCCTAAGGGCTTCGGCGAAAACGTCAGCAACGGCCTTCAGGGGAAGGTCTACGCCTACTTTGACAGGAGCGACCCGCAGGAGTACCAGATAGCGAGCGGCCTCATAAAGGGCTTCCTCTCGGAGTTTGAGCGTGAGATGGCCTATAGGAGGCTCAACATGACCCTGGGTTACATGGAGGCCTACCTCCCCGGGAACCTCTCCAACCTCTCACCGGCCACGATGAAGGCCTACTTAGTGGGCCTCATCGACCCCCTCGACCTCAACGAGGAGCGGGTGAAGGGCAAAACGCCATCGCCGATACAGTTCTACGTGACGGGCTTCATAGGTATCCAGTTCCTCTTCGCGACCATGCTCACGGTTTCGGGCCTGGTCTTCGAGGAGATCGAGAAGGGGACGCTGAGGAGGATAGCGGCTTCCCCTGCAACGGCCTGGGACTTTCTCGCTGGCAAGATGCTCTCGACCTTCACGGTGATAACGGTGAGCATACTTATAGGCATAGGCTACTCCAGGCTCGTCTTCGGCGAGACGGTCTTTCCGGGCCTGGCCGGCTGGGGCATAATAGGGTTAGCGGCGGTCTTTTCAATGGGCCTCGGCCTCGCAATAGCGATGGGGACGAGGAGCATGAAGGCCACCAATGCCCTCGTGAACCTGATCTCAATGCCCCTCCTCTTCTTAGCGGGCATCGTCATCCCGGAGAGCGTACTCCCCGGCTGGGCGAAGCCGATAGCGAACTACTTCCCGCTCGGAAGGGCGCTGAAGGACCTCCGCCTGCTGGAGCTCTACCACAGGCCCCCGGGCGAGGTGCTCCCCGATGTGGTGTGGCTCGCCGCCTGCTCACTCGGGATGCTCCTGATAGCGGTGCTCCTCTACAACTGGGCCGTTAAGAGGCTAACTTAA
- the glpK gene encoding glycerol kinase GlpK, which produces MEKFVLSLDEGTTSARAIIFDRESNVLGFGQYEFPQHYPKPGWVEHDPEEIWEAQMGAIKTAIEGAKIEPNQIAAIGVTNQRETAIVWDRSGKPLHNAIVWQCRRTAEMVEEIKRDYGSLIKEKTGLVPDAYFSASKLRWLLDNVPGLRERAEKGEVLFGTVDTFLIYRLTGEHITDYSNASRTMLFNIKKLEWDDELLELFKIPDGVLPEVRESSEVYGYTKKEILGEEIPVSGNAGDQQAALFGQAAFETGMVKATYGTGNFILANTGKMVRYSGNLLTTIAWGLKGRVTYALEGSIFVTGAAVQWLRDGIKIIKNAPETEELARKLASNEGVYFVPAFVGLGAPYWDQFARGLIMGITRSTGREHLARATLEAIAYLTRDVIEEMEALVGIRELRVDGGATANDFLMQFQADILNRRVVRPLVKETTALGAAYLAGLAVDYWEGLDEIKGLWKAERVFEPAMDEETRERLYRGWKEAVRRAMGWAKVAGS; this is translated from the coding sequence ATGGAGAAGTTCGTACTTTCGCTTGACGAGGGGACGACCTCGGCGAGGGCGATAATCTTCGACAGGGAGAGCAACGTTCTCGGATTCGGCCAGTACGAATTCCCGCAGCACTATCCAAAGCCAGGCTGGGTGGAGCACGACCCCGAGGAAATCTGGGAAGCCCAGATGGGGGCAATAAAAACCGCAATTGAGGGTGCTAAAATCGAGCCCAATCAAATAGCCGCCATCGGGGTAACCAACCAGAGGGAAACCGCGATAGTCTGGGACAGAAGCGGAAAACCGCTCCACAACGCGATAGTCTGGCAGTGCAGGAGAACGGCTGAGATGGTCGAGGAGATAAAGAGAGACTACGGAAGCCTCATCAAGGAGAAGACGGGCCTTGTGCCGGACGCGTACTTCTCGGCGAGCAAGCTCAGGTGGCTCCTCGACAACGTGCCCGGCCTGAGGGAAAGGGCCGAGAAGGGCGAAGTCCTCTTCGGGACGGTGGATACCTTCCTCATCTACCGCCTCACGGGGGAGCACATCACCGATTACTCAAACGCCTCAAGGACGATGCTCTTCAACATCAAGAAGCTTGAATGGGACGATGAACTCCTCGAGCTCTTCAAAATCCCGGATGGCGTTCTCCCGGAGGTGAGGGAGTCGAGCGAGGTCTACGGCTACACAAAGAAAGAGATCCTCGGTGAGGAAATCCCGGTCAGCGGAAACGCGGGTGACCAGCAGGCGGCCCTGTTCGGGCAGGCGGCCTTTGAGACCGGAATGGTGAAGGCCACCTACGGGACGGGGAACTTCATCCTGGCCAACACGGGCAAAATGGTTCGCTATTCGGGCAACCTGCTCACAACGATTGCCTGGGGACTCAAGGGGAGGGTCACCTACGCCCTTGAGGGGAGCATATTCGTGACGGGGGCGGCAGTCCAGTGGCTCAGGGATGGAATAAAGATCATCAAGAATGCCCCCGAAACTGAAGAGCTCGCCAGAAAGCTCGCAAGCAACGAGGGAGTTTACTTCGTGCCGGCCTTCGTCGGCCTCGGGGCGCCCTACTGGGACCAGTTCGCGCGCGGGCTGATAATGGGGATAACGCGCAGTACCGGCAGGGAGCACCTCGCGAGGGCAACGCTCGAGGCGATAGCCTATCTAACCCGCGATGTCATCGAAGAAATGGAGGCGCTCGTTGGCATCAGGGAACTACGCGTTGACGGGGGAGCGACTGCAAACGACTTCCTGATGCAGTTCCAGGCGGACATCCTGAACAGGCGCGTCGTGAGGCCCCTCGTGAAGGAAACCACCGCCCTCGGTGCGGCTTACCTGGCCGGCCTGGCAGTCGATTACTGGGAAGGCCTCGACGAGATAAAGGGCCTCTGGAAGGCTGAGAGGGTCTTTGAGCCAGCCATGGACGAAGAAACCCGGGAAAGGCTCTACCGCGGCTGGAAGGAGGCAGTGAGGAGGGCGATGGGCTGGGCAAAGGTCGCCGGTTCCTGA
- the gcvPB gene encoding aminomethyl-transferring glycine dehydrogenase subunit GcvPB, which produces MFRQAKWNEPLIFELSRPGRVGYTLPRPVEDVKVEIPEKLRRKSPLNLPELSEPEIVKHYTRLSEMNYGVDSGIYPLGSCTMKYNPKINEEIASHPGVAYVHPYQDERTVQGALRVMWELEQWLKEITGMDRFTLQPAAGANGEFTGVLIIRAYHLDRGDTQRTEMLVPDSAHGTNPASAAMAGFKVIEIPSNENGTVDLEALENAVSERTAGLMLTNPNTLGIFEDEILEIAKIVHRAGGLLYYDGANLNAVLGKIRPGDMGFDVVHLNLHKTFSTPHGGGGPGSGPVGVKDFLKDYLPVPLVSYNGGRYYLDYNVPKSIGKVKELYGNFAVMVRALTYLKVMGREGLKEVSEVAVLNANYLTKKLKGTRGYELPGKELRKHETVFSAEPMKKETGVTAMDVAKRLLDFGMHAPTVYFPLIVHEALMIEPTETVSKEELDAYVEALKKISEEAYTSPEAVKGAPHNTAVRRVDDVLAAKMPVITWRMYRELREKGEIDI; this is translated from the coding sequence ATGTTCAGGCAGGCTAAATGGAACGAACCGCTCATATTTGAGCTCTCAAGGCCTGGCAGGGTCGGTTACACACTTCCGAGGCCGGTTGAGGACGTTAAAGTTGAAATCCCTGAAAAGCTGAGGAGAAAGAGCCCTCTCAACCTTCCGGAGCTGAGCGAGCCGGAGATAGTCAAGCACTACACAAGGCTGAGCGAGATGAACTACGGCGTTGATTCCGGCATCTACCCGCTCGGCTCGTGCACCATGAAGTACAATCCGAAGATAAACGAGGAGATAGCCTCCCATCCTGGAGTGGCTTACGTCCACCCATACCAGGACGAGAGAACCGTCCAGGGAGCGCTCAGGGTAATGTGGGAGCTGGAGCAGTGGCTGAAGGAAATAACCGGCATGGACCGCTTCACCCTCCAGCCGGCGGCAGGAGCAAACGGCGAATTCACGGGCGTTTTGATAATCCGCGCCTACCACCTCGACCGTGGGGATACCCAGAGGACGGAAATGCTCGTTCCGGACTCTGCGCACGGAACGAACCCGGCCAGCGCGGCCATGGCAGGCTTCAAGGTCATCGAGATACCCTCCAACGAGAACGGAACCGTTGATTTGGAAGCCCTTGAGAACGCGGTAAGCGAGAGGACTGCTGGTTTAATGCTCACGAACCCGAACACCCTCGGCATCTTCGAGGACGAGATACTGGAGATAGCGAAGATAGTCCACAGGGCAGGGGGCTTACTCTACTACGACGGCGCTAACCTCAACGCGGTCCTCGGAAAGATAAGGCCGGGTGACATGGGATTTGACGTGGTGCACCTCAACCTCCACAAGACCTTCTCAACTCCACACGGCGGTGGCGGCCCTGGAAGCGGGCCCGTCGGCGTTAAGGACTTCCTGAAGGACTACCTCCCGGTTCCGCTCGTGAGCTACAACGGCGGGCGCTACTACCTCGATTACAACGTGCCGAAGAGCATCGGCAAGGTAAAGGAGCTTTACGGGAACTTCGCCGTGATGGTGAGGGCTTTAACTTACCTCAAGGTAATGGGGAGGGAAGGCCTAAAGGAGGTCAGCGAGGTGGCAGTCCTCAACGCGAACTATCTTACAAAGAAGCTGAAGGGAACGAGAGGCTACGAGTTGCCCGGGAAGGAGCTCAGGAAGCACGAGACCGTCTTTTCGGCCGAGCCAATGAAGAAGGAGACCGGTGTCACAGCGATGGACGTCGCAAAGAGGCTCCTTGACTTCGGAATGCACGCCCCAACGGTTTACTTCCCGCTGATCGTCCACGAGGCCCTCATGATAGAGCCTACTGAGACGGTGAGCAAGGAGGAGCTCGATGCATACGTTGAGGCCCTCAAGAAGATAAGCGAAGAAGCCTACACCAGCCCGGAGGCCGTGAAGGGCGCACCCCACAACACTGCCGTCAGAAGGGTTGACGACGTTTTGGCGGCGAAGATGCCCGTGATAACCTGGCGCATGTACAGGGAGCTCAGGGAGAAGGGAGAGATCGACATCTGA
- a CDS encoding ABC transporter ATP-binding protein, whose product MKALEVRELRKSYGDFTALKGVTLEVEEGEVFALLGPNGAGKTTLMRILAEGLSYDSGEVRVFGEPLSKKTARLIGYVPQESLAYDALTVKENLEFYADLYDVPKERVGELIEKFSLPAKKKAKELSGGFKRRLNLAVALLYDPRLLILDEPSTGLDVPSRRELWELIGGFKREGRTVLLATHYMEEAEALADRVAIMNEGRVIAVGTPEELKKLAGNGSVIHIEGILRGTEAVTREFRAVERENSLRVSVEDPRSVLPLIVETLVKSGSEIKSIRVEEPTLEDVFLRLTGRGLE is encoded by the coding sequence GTGAAGGCCCTCGAGGTTAGAGAGCTGAGAAAAAGCTACGGGGACTTTACCGCTCTCAAGGGAGTGACACTCGAAGTTGAAGAGGGGGAAGTCTTCGCGCTCCTCGGGCCCAACGGGGCGGGCAAGACGACCCTCATGAGGATACTCGCCGAGGGGCTCTCCTACGATTCAGGCGAGGTAAGGGTCTTCGGTGAGCCGCTATCAAAGAAAACCGCCCGGTTGATTGGTTATGTCCCCCAGGAGAGCCTGGCGTACGATGCCCTGACCGTCAAGGAAAACCTGGAGTTCTACGCCGACCTCTACGACGTCCCGAAGGAGAGGGTCGGGGAACTCATCGAGAAATTCAGCCTCCCTGCTAAGAAGAAAGCGAAGGAGCTGAGCGGCGGCTTCAAGAGACGGCTAAACCTGGCGGTGGCGCTTCTCTACGACCCGAGACTCCTGATCCTGGACGAGCCCTCCACGGGACTGGACGTGCCGTCGCGGAGGGAGCTTTGGGAGCTGATTGGGGGCTTTAAGAGGGAAGGAAGGACTGTCCTCCTCGCGACCCACTACATGGAGGAGGCCGAAGCCCTGGCAGACAGGGTGGCGATAATGAACGAGGGGAGGGTAATAGCGGTTGGGACACCGGAGGAACTCAAAAAGCTGGCGGGAAACGGGAGCGTTATCCACATCGAGGGGATCCTCAGGGGAACCGAGGCAGTTACGAGGGAGTTCCGGGCCGTGGAGAGGGAGAACTCCCTGAGGGTTTCGGTGGAAGACCCGAGGAGCGTTCTGCCCTTGATAGTCGAGACCCTCGTGAAAAGCGGGAGCGAGATAAAGAGCATCCGGGTGGAGGAGCCAACGCTTGAAGACGTTTTCCTCAGGCTCACGGGGAGGGGGCTGGAATGA
- a CDS encoding glycerophosphodiester phosphodiesterase family protein encodes MGRNILVLGHRGYSAKYPENTLLAFRKAIEAGADGVELDVWLTKDGEVVVIHDETVDRTSNGSGKVREMTLAELRELDFGMGERIPTLEEVFEALPEDAVVNVEIKDTEAVKKTAEIIGANNPERVVVSSFIIDALREYRKLDSETRLGVLLDREEVLAQLPALLGELRPWSINPPIEALGVVGVEKTVKELEKVKGAGLNVLLWSLNDESYYSNDNLVRLIPLFDGVIVNDVERMIGYLRKLGLG; translated from the coding sequence ATGGGCAGGAATATCCTCGTGCTCGGCCACAGGGGCTACTCCGCGAAGTACCCGGAGAACACCCTTCTGGCCTTCAGGAAGGCCATCGAGGCCGGAGCTGATGGGGTCGAGCTGGACGTCTGGCTTACGAAGGACGGGGAGGTCGTTGTAATCCACGACGAGACCGTCGATAGAACAAGCAACGGGAGCGGAAAGGTCAGGGAGATGACCCTGGCGGAGCTTAGGGAGCTGGACTTTGGAATGGGCGAGAGGATACCAACGCTGGAAGAGGTCTTTGAGGCCCTGCCGGAGGACGCGGTGGTGAACGTTGAGATAAAAGACACAGAGGCAGTCAAGAAGACCGCTGAAATCATAGGGGCAAACAACCCCGAAAGGGTCGTTGTTTCATCATTCATCATCGATGCCCTGAGGGAATACAGGAAGCTTGACTCAGAGACGAGGCTGGGGGTGCTCCTGGACAGGGAAGAGGTTCTCGCGCAGCTTCCCGCCCTCCTCGGGGAGCTAAGGCCGTGGTCAATAAACCCGCCGATAGAGGCCCTTGGCGTTGTTGGAGTTGAGAAGACCGTGAAGGAGCTCGAGAAGGTGAAGGGGGCGGGGCTTAATGTGCTCCTGTGGTCTCTCAATGATGAGAGCTACTATTCCAACGACAACCTCGTCAGGCTCATCCCCCTCTTCGACGGCGTCATAGTAAATGACGTTGAGAGAATGATCGGTTACCTCAGGAAGCTCGGGCTGGGGTGA
- a CDS encoding MFS transporter, which produces MERKGLNWSVVFGLALLGFSRSMGWALNKGFSFPLLSDYTTSAFVKGSILALEGFIGLLVPPFLGYYSDTLKSGHGRRRPFIFIGGILSAIATLMIWTAYKMGVPLWGFALSLAFLYFSLHLYTAQFRALMPDTVESGQRGKASGVITLLEWAGNLFLFGLGGFLVAKYGKGYIGPFGLAALFLFVAAAFVYYKVREPEAPEIEENESLSEYVKSIFTTRDFLKFYTAQILWWMSFEFIAIFLYGILAFILYGSATEENINTVTPMGLYLMALFNVAVLLGSLPGGYIYDKVGRRLSIILGGLIFALPLLWGWFIHTAAQIYAALLVAGIGWGALLAASYPVVGDLLTKFEKEAFTGRYYGVYEATKSIPVLLAGTIGGAIVDLAGGNYRILFPIGAVLIFMAMPLIWSMKELEVS; this is translated from the coding sequence GTGGAAAGGAAGGGACTCAACTGGAGTGTTGTGTTCGGTCTTGCTCTGCTCGGCTTCAGCAGGAGCATGGGGTGGGCCCTGAACAAGGGCTTCTCCTTTCCCCTACTCTCCGATTACACCACTTCCGCCTTTGTTAAGGGCAGCATCCTTGCCCTCGAGGGGTTTATTGGCCTGCTCGTCCCGCCTTTCCTGGGGTATTACAGTGATACCCTGAAGTCAGGGCACGGAAGGAGAAGGCCCTTCATCTTCATCGGTGGTATTCTATCGGCCATAGCTACGCTCATGATATGGACGGCCTATAAGATGGGCGTCCCGCTCTGGGGTTTTGCACTTAGCCTGGCGTTCCTCTACTTCTCTCTGCACCTCTACACTGCCCAGTTCAGGGCCTTGATGCCTGACACGGTCGAGAGCGGACAGCGGGGGAAGGCCAGTGGGGTAATTACACTCCTCGAGTGGGCGGGCAACCTGTTCCTATTCGGCCTCGGCGGCTTTTTGGTGGCAAAGTACGGAAAAGGTTATATCGGGCCCTTCGGGCTTGCTGCCCTGTTCCTCTTCGTGGCCGCTGCCTTCGTCTACTACAAGGTCAGGGAGCCGGAGGCACCGGAGATAGAGGAGAACGAGAGCCTCTCCGAGTACGTGAAGAGCATATTCACCACGAGGGACTTCCTAAAGTTCTACACGGCCCAGATACTCTGGTGGATGAGCTTTGAGTTCATAGCGATCTTCCTCTACGGCATACTGGCTTTCATACTTTACGGCTCAGCCACGGAGGAAAACATAAACACAGTAACACCCATGGGCCTCTACCTCATGGCCCTCTTCAACGTCGCAGTCCTGCTCGGCTCCCTGCCCGGTGGCTATATCTACGACAAGGTGGGAAGGAGGCTCAGCATAATCCTCGGCGGTCTTATCTTTGCCCTCCCACTGCTCTGGGGCTGGTTCATCCACACTGCGGCACAGATATACGCCGCCCTTCTTGTGGCCGGAATCGGGTGGGGTGCCCTCCTGGCGGCTTCCTATCCTGTGGTTGGTGACCTCCTCACAAAGTTCGAGAAGGAGGCCTTCACCGGCCGCTACTACGGAGTCTATGAAGCCACCAAGTCCATCCCTGTCCTTCTCGCTGGCACGATAGGAGGGGCCATAGTTGACCTCGCGGGCGGCAACTACCGCATCCTCTTCCCCATCGGGGCTGTGCTAATATTCATGGCCATGCCCCTCATATGGAGCATGAAGGAGCTTGAGGTGAGCTAA
- the gcvPA gene encoding aminomethyl-transferring glycine dehydrogenase subunit GcvPA: MARHYIPNSAHKGEMLKEIGFSSIEDLFSDVPKGMVKEFNLPEGKSEYEVFTEMNEILGKNRTVLEMPSFLGAGTYFHYVPAHVKYLIERSEFLTSYTPYQPEISQGMLQALFEYQSMMAELYGLPIVNASMYDWGTAIAEAALMTVRLHNGKRKRFLIPKALSPEKKAVIRTYTLGAELEIVEVPWDERGQLDIERLKAEVKDSAGVYVEMSNFFGIVEENVREIGEIAHEAGAYFVVGADPTMLGVFEAPGELGADIAVGEAAYLGNPMNFGGPRAGVFAVRSDRSIIRQMPGRIIGMTRDAEGKRAFVMTLQTREQHIRRAKATSNICSNEALVAVAAAIHLATLGPKGLAELGEIILKNTTYLKKRLSEVGEVPFEGLYFKDVPVRFEVPYDVIHERLLEKGIHGGYYIGKHFPELGETTLFSATETTRKEWVDRLIEALGEIIGEAEL, translated from the coding sequence ATGGCCAGGCACTACATCCCGAACTCGGCCCATAAGGGGGAGATGCTGAAGGAAATCGGTTTTTCGTCCATCGAAGACCTCTTCTCAGACGTTCCCAAGGGCATGGTCAAGGAGTTCAACCTGCCGGAGGGAAAGAGCGAATACGAGGTCTTCACCGAGATGAACGAAATTCTGGGCAAAAACAGGACCGTCCTTGAGATGCCGAGCTTTTTGGGGGCGGGCACGTACTTCCACTACGTTCCAGCCCACGTCAAGTACCTCATCGAGAGGAGCGAGTTCCTGACCTCCTACACCCCCTACCAGCCCGAGATAAGCCAGGGCATGCTCCAGGCCCTCTTTGAGTACCAGAGCATGATGGCTGAACTCTACGGCCTCCCAATCGTCAACGCCTCCATGTACGACTGGGGGACTGCGATAGCGGAAGCGGCACTGATGACGGTGAGGCTCCACAACGGCAAGAGGAAGCGCTTCCTGATCCCGAAGGCCCTAAGCCCGGAGAAGAAAGCCGTGATCAGAACCTACACCCTCGGGGCGGAGCTTGAGATAGTTGAAGTCCCCTGGGACGAGAGGGGGCAGCTCGACATCGAAAGGCTCAAGGCTGAAGTGAAAGACTCCGCCGGAGTTTACGTCGAGATGAGCAACTTCTTTGGCATTGTTGAGGAGAACGTCAGGGAAATCGGGGAAATTGCCCACGAGGCGGGGGCTTACTTCGTCGTCGGGGCAGATCCGACTATGCTCGGGGTCTTTGAGGCCCCCGGAGAGCTGGGCGCCGACATAGCCGTTGGGGAGGCCGCGTACCTGGGCAACCCCATGAACTTCGGCGGGCCAAGGGCGGGCGTCTTTGCGGTGAGGAGCGATAGATCAATTATCCGCCAGATGCCGGGCAGGATAATCGGCATGACCAGAGATGCAGAGGGAAAGAGGGCCTTCGTGATGACGTTGCAGACGAGGGAACAGCACATAAGGCGCGCGAAGGCGACCTCGAACATATGCTCAAACGAGGCCCTCGTTGCAGTTGCAGCCGCCATACACCTCGCAACGCTTGGACCAAAGGGCCTGGCGGAGCTCGGAGAGATAATACTCAAGAACACCACCTACCTCAAGAAGCGCCTTTCCGAGGTCGGCGAGGTTCCCTTCGAGGGGCTCTACTTCAAAGACGTGCCAGTCCGCTTTGAGGTACCCTACGATGTAATCCACGAGAGGCTCCTGGAGAAGGGCATCCACGGCGGTTATTACATCGGAAAGCACTTCCCGGAGCTTGGCGAGACGACGCTCTTCTCAGCCACCGAGACTACGAGGAAGGAGTGGGTTGACAGGCTGATTGAAGCGCTGGGGGAGATAATAGGTGAGGCGGAGCTGTGA
- a CDS encoding SLC45 family MFS transporter, with product MEFKYSRIFLLGFGFFGISIIWALYNAYIPIFLQDTFGMNKTVTGFVMTIDNLFAVLLLPFLGALSDMTRTRLGRRKPYILLGAPSAAIMFALIPVARSHENLALFMGTIVLMNFFMALFRSPVIAFMPDITPSEKRSQANGIINFMGGLGALLAYFGGKALYDVNYAYPFYAAAAVMLLANLLVVLFVPEPEEYRVPGKKTGIGKLLSETSRRSFGELRENLKDVFASQERSLLFVLVSIFLWFIAFNSLETFFTSYFKYHLFGIPVGAAETEFTRKIESTGAFLLGAVSLSFMITAIPAGFLGARIGRKKTITLGLVLISLVVAGAYFLGETSKPQSPSLSDPVVMEFMALFFVAGIGWAMVNVNSLPMVVDMTTEERLGGYTGLYYFFSQAANLVAPPLAGAFLDLIGYKTLLPFAVAFFILAAITMQFVRRGDIVRSRGNALDYLGTD from the coding sequence GTGGAGTTCAAGTACTCGAGGATATTCCTGCTCGGCTTCGGTTTCTTCGGTATAAGCATCATCTGGGCCCTCTACAACGCCTACATACCGATCTTCCTGCAGGACACCTTTGGCATGAACAAAACGGTGACGGGCTTCGTCATGACCATCGACAACCTCTTCGCTGTCCTGCTTCTCCCGTTCCTCGGTGCGCTCAGCGACATGACGCGGACGAGGCTCGGCAGGAGGAAGCCCTACATCCTCCTCGGTGCTCCGTCCGCTGCCATAATGTTCGCTCTCATCCCCGTAGCGAGGAGCCATGAGAACCTCGCCCTCTTCATGGGGACGATAGTCCTAATGAACTTCTTCATGGCCCTCTTCCGCTCCCCCGTCATCGCCTTCATGCCCGACATCACACCGAGCGAAAAGAGGAGCCAGGCCAACGGCATAATCAACTTCATGGGCGGCCTCGGAGCGCTTCTGGCCTACTTCGGGGGCAAAGCCCTCTACGATGTGAACTACGCCTACCCCTTCTACGCTGCTGCAGCGGTAATGCTCCTGGCCAACCTCCTGGTGGTGCTCTTCGTCCCCGAGCCCGAGGAATACCGCGTCCCCGGAAAAAAGACCGGCATTGGAAAGCTGCTCTCGGAGACGTCACGCAGGAGCTTTGGCGAGCTGAGGGAGAACCTAAAGGACGTCTTTGCGAGCCAGGAGAGGAGCCTCTTGTTCGTACTGGTCTCGATCTTCCTCTGGTTCATTGCCTTCAACTCCCTGGAGACCTTCTTCACCAGCTACTTCAAGTACCACCTGTTCGGGATCCCCGTGGGTGCCGCCGAAACCGAGTTCACGAGGAAGATTGAGAGCACCGGAGCTTTTCTGCTCGGCGCAGTCTCGCTCAGCTTCATGATAACGGCGATACCCGCGGGCTTTCTCGGGGCGAGGATCGGGAGGAAGAAGACCATAACCCTAGGCTTAGTCCTCATCTCCCTCGTGGTAGCCGGGGCATACTTCCTGGGTGAAACCTCCAAGCCCCAGAGCCCTTCCCTCTCCGACCCTGTCGTCATGGAGTTCATGGCCCTGTTCTTTGTTGCGGGGATAGGCTGGGCGATGGTCAACGTGAACTCCCTGCCGATGGTGGTGGACATGACGACTGAAGAAAGGCTCGGCGGCTACACGGGGCTTTACTACTTCTTCAGCCAGGCCGCCAACCTCGTCGCACCTCCGCTCGCCGGGGCCTTCCTCGACCTCATCGGCTACAAAACGCTCCTGCCCTTCGCGGTGGCGTTCTTCATACTGGCGGCGATAACGATGCAGTTCGTCAGGAGGGGCGACATCGTCAGGAGCAGGGGCAATGCCCTCGACTACCTGGGCACGGATTGA
- a CDS encoding alpha/beta hydrolase has product MILEAALLVILLFFAFSAFVGYKMAKPPRLIGEWTPKDLGFDYEDITFETEDGLKLSGWWVPGGSDKTVIPLHGYTASRWYELYMRPAVEFLLKENYNVLVFDFRAHGKSGGKYTTIGDKEIADVRAAVRWLKENHPEEARKIALLGFSMGGMLTIRSLVEVEEVCCGIADSPPVRLDKTGARGLKYFAGLPEWLHVFVKPFTKLFSGGKEVYTLSYADKVRKPLLLIAGEKDPLVAVEEVREFYERNRAVNPYVELWVTDAPHVRTLKLHPEEWKKRVGEFLRKYL; this is encoded by the coding sequence ATGATCCTTGAGGCTGCGCTCCTTGTTATCCTACTCTTTTTCGCCTTCTCTGCCTTCGTTGGCTATAAGATGGCGAAGCCGCCGAGGCTCATTGGAGAGTGGACACCCAAAGACCTCGGCTTCGACTACGAGGATATAACCTTCGAGACCGAGGACGGGCTTAAGCTCAGCGGCTGGTGGGTTCCAGGGGGGAGCGATAAAACGGTCATTCCACTGCACGGCTATACTGCAAGCAGGTGGTACGAGCTCTACATGAGGCCAGCCGTTGAGTTTCTCCTCAAAGAGAACTACAACGTCCTCGTCTTTGACTTCAGGGCCCACGGGAAGAGCGGGGGAAAGTACACGACAATCGGAGACAAAGAGATAGCCGACGTCAGGGCGGCCGTGAGATGGCTGAAGGAAAACCACCCGGAAGAAGCGAGGAAAATAGCCCTCTTAGGTTTCTCGATGGGCGGGATGCTCACCATACGCTCCTTAGTGGAGGTTGAAGAGGTCTGCTGCGGCATCGCTGATTCCCCGCCCGTGAGGTTAGATAAGACCGGTGCGAGGGGCCTCAAGTACTTCGCCGGCCTCCCTGAGTGGCTCCACGTCTTTGTCAAGCCGTTCACGAAGCTCTTCAGCGGCGGGAAGGAAGTTTACACCCTAAGCTATGCCGACAAAGTAAGGAAGCCGCTCCTCCTGATAGCTGGAGAGAAAGACCCGCTCGTGGCTGTGGAAGAGGTTCGGGAGTTCTACGAGCGCAACAGGGCCGTAAACCCCTACGTCGAGCTCTGGGTGACGGATGCACCCCACGTAAGGACTCTCAAGCTCCACCCAGAGGAGTGGAAGAAGAGAGTGGGGGAGTTCCTGAGGAAGTACCTCTGA